AACGCTTTGCTGCATTCGCGTTGTGAGATCTTTAACACGGATCAGGGTTCTCAATTTACCTCAAAAGATTGGATAAATACGCTAAAATCTCACCACATTTCTATCAGCATGGATGGGCGAGGACGTTATTTAGATAATATATTTATCGAGCGATTGTGGCGTAGTGTTAAGCAAGAAAAAATCTACCGGTATGATTTTGATACAATTGAAGAGGTTGAGCTGGCCTTAACGGAGTATTTTGAGTATTATAATAACCGAAGGCTTCACCAGTCCTTTAATTATTTAACGCCCGCAGAGGTGTATTATGGCCGGAAAAGACCATAAACCCTAAATGAGAGCGTCATGACTTACCCACAAGGCCCACAGGCCTATACGAGAAAGTGAAGCTCTCCTGACCTGTGGACTTGTGGATAAGTCATTCTGATAGAGTTGTGGTAAAATGACCTAAGACAATTCGTAGTAGCAATCACTATTCATACGGTATTGAGTAGGTTTAAATAGGTTAATTTGAGTGAATTTTTAACTATAAATGATGGATGAATAGCTCTTATTTTTCCTTAATTTTGTTCCAGACATGCGGACCCATATCACGGATAGGAGAGACGATTGGATTATAACGATAAATATATCTTTCCTCACCCCGAAACTAGTGACAAACAAGGCTTATTGGTTATTGGCGGTGATTTATCTCCTCAAAAGATACTACAAGCTTATTCTCAAGGTATTTTTCCATGGTATGAACCTGGTTGTCCTGTTCTTTGGTGGTCACCTAATCCCAGACTCATTTTAAAGCCAAACGAGTTTAAGGTATCTCGCAGTTTAAAGAGATCATTAAAAAAACCTTTTCGATTTACTGTGGATACTGCATTTTCCCAAGTAATTACTGCGTGTGCCACCTATTCTGACCGTCTGCATAAAACATGGATAACTAATGAAATGATGGAGTCATACACTACCTTACACCATCAGGGGTATGCTCACTCATTTGAAGTTTGGAGTGGATATGATCTGGTAGGTGGATTGTATGGCATCAGCTTAGGAACCGCGTTTTTTGGCGAGTCCATGTTTCACACTGAAACCGATACTTCAAAAATTGCCTTATATTTTTTGTGTGAAACTATGAAAGCCTGGAAATTTGATTTTATAGATTGCCAAATTCCGACTCCTCATTTAATGAGTTTAGGTGCTAAAATTATAAGTCGGAAAGAGTTTCTTTATCTCTTGAACGAGGCCTTAGAAAAAAGAAATAAAAAAGGACCTTGGGATATGTATCTTGATTGACTTGCAGCATTTGACTTCAATCCCACAAGGCAGCCTTTTATTGACGTAGTTACCCTATCAAAAGCCCTTCACAGCTCACTCATATAAATGAGTTATAATTATTCTTAATGGACTATTTTTTTCAGAGGCCTTGGCATGATTAGAAAATTTTTAAAAAAAATGAATCAGCTAATTGTC
The sequence above is drawn from the Legionella antarctica genome and encodes:
- the aat gene encoding leucyl/phenylalanyl-tRNA--protein transferase — its product is MDYNDKYIFPHPETSDKQGLLVIGGDLSPQKILQAYSQGIFPWYEPGCPVLWWSPNPRLILKPNEFKVSRSLKRSLKKPFRFTVDTAFSQVITACATYSDRLHKTWITNEMMESYTTLHHQGYAHSFEVWSGYDLVGGLYGISLGTAFFGESMFHTETDTSKIALYFLCETMKAWKFDFIDCQIPTPHLMSLGAKIISRKEFLYLLNEALEKRNKKGPWDMYLD